One genomic region from Lepisosteus oculatus isolate fLepOcu1 chromosome 20, fLepOcu1.hap2, whole genome shotgun sequence encodes:
- the LOC102692170 gene encoding leukotriene B4 receptor 1-like: MQQSNSTASNHTRGAVAPSVVLGLCVLVGVPSNAVVIWALLTKLRRVTFTVKLMLNLAITDLLTLITLPFWIYALLATWVFGSGPCKFLSYIIYCSMYASVLSVTLMSVQRSIMVLYPQAKLWLRRRGENAVLLGIWALASLFASPTIKVRDVVEDSNLQKKCLPRTYSSDSERVVLLLLETLLGFVIPYSILTTSYICLTRRVKQTTFASSMRLEKLITWIVMMFFVFWLPYHIFNLLYVYTTLKKVSTEGTSLVGKVLEVGTNIAGSLALVNSCLNPFLYAFATHSIRRDIRSRRFLQRFRLVCSSKGGDTLTQDSQNRAQATGLCVQASCQPEQDCCAPR; the protein is encoded by the coding sequence ATGCAGCAGTCCAACAGCACAGCCTCTAATCACACCCGGGGAGCTGTGGCCCCCAGTGTTGTCCTGGGGCTCTGCGTGCTGGTGGGGGTCCCCAGCAATGCTGTGGTGATCTGGGCTTTGCTCACCAAGCTGAGGAGAGTCACCTTCACCGTGAAGCTCATGCTGAACCTGGCCATCACCGACCTCCTCACACTCATCACCCTGCCCTTTTGGATCTACGCCTTGCTGGCCACCTGGGTGTTTGGAAGCGGCCCATGCAAGTTCCTGTCCTATATCATCTACTGCAGCATGTACGCCAGCGTGCTCAGCGTCACCCTGATGAGTGTGCAGCGATCCATCATGGTGCTGTACCCTCAGGCCAAGCTGTGGCTGCGCCGCAGGGGGGAGAACGCTGTGCTCCTGGGGATCTGGGCCCTCGCCAGCCTCTTCGCCAGCCCCACAATCAAAGTCCGGGACGTGGTGGAGGACAGCAACTTGCAGAAGAAGTGTTTGCCCAGGACATACAGCTCAGACAGCGAGAGAGTGGTGCTCCTGTTGCTGGAGACACTCCTGGGGTTCGTCATCCCTTATTCCATCCTGACCACCTCTTACATCTGCCTCACCAGGAGGGTGAAGCAAACCACCTTCGCCAGCAGCATGAGGCTGGAGAAGCTGATAACATGGATTGTAATGATGTTCTTTGTCTTTTGGTTACCTTATCACATATTCAACCTGCTGTACGTCTACACTACTTTGAAGAAAGTGTCCACAGAGGGCACGTCCTTGGTGGGGAAAGTTTTGGAGGTGGGCACCAACATAGCCGGGTCTCTTGCTCTGGTCAACAGCTGCCTCAACCCGTTCCTCTACGCCTTCGCCACGCACAGCATCCGCAGGGACATCAGGTCCAGGAGGTTTTTGCAGCGCTTCAGGCTGGTCTGCAGTTCCAAAGGCGGGGACACCCTCACGCAGGACTCTCAGAATCGCGCCCAGGCGACAGGGCTCTGTGTGCAGGCCAGCTGCCAGCCTGAACAGGACTGCTGCGCTCCGAGGTGA